The nucleotide window CTTAGCCATGGAAGACGGGGACGAAGAATGCTTGAAAAATAATACGGTTGATTTCGTTTCATTCAGTTACTATGGTTCACGATTGACCAGTGCAGACCCGGCAGTAAACACACAAACGGCAGCTAACCTGTTTCCAACACTGCGCAATCCACATTTAAAAACAAGTGAATGGGGATGGCAAATCGATCCTGAAGGTCTAAGAATTACAATGAACTCCTTGTATGACCGATATCAAAAGCCACTATTCATCGTTGAGAATGGATTAGGAGCGATAGATACTCCTGATGAGACGGGATATATTGCGGATGACTATAGAATCGATTATTTGCGTCAACACATCCAAGCCTTCATAAAAGGAGTGGAAGAAGATGGCGTTGACTTGTTGGGTTACACATCTTGGGGCTGCATTGATTTAGTAAGCTCAAGCTCTGGAGAGATGAGTAAACGATACGGTTTCATACATGTCGACAAAGATGACGCTGGAAAGGGTACGTTAAAACGCAGCAAGAAAAAATCCTTTGAATGGTTCAAAAAAGTTATCCAAAGTAACGGTAAAGAACTCTAATCGACTGAGCAGTAACGTATGAAGTCATCGACTTATGCGTTACTGCTTTATCCATTTATCGCAGCATCAAGCGCTAAATAATGGCCATATGGAGCAAAAACAAACTGTAAAGGAGTTGGTTTTTATAATATCCATGGAGAAGCTTAAAACATATTCGTTGTTGTCTGTTGCGTTATTAATTTCTTCAGGTCCAGTGATCGCCGCTAACATTCCTGCAATAGCCAATGATTTCCCAGAGATATCGGTAACACATGTAGGATTATTAACGACCATCCCTTCATTATTTGTTATTCTTGGTGTGTTAATCGCTAATCGACTTGAACTTCTGATTGGGAAGAAAGCAACTATACTAACTGGATTAGGACTTGTTCTCATTGCGGGAGTATTCCCTGCATTGTATCATGACCTTTTTTCGTTGCTGTTCATTTCTCGCTGTTTGTTTGGGTTAGGTGTAGGGTTGTTTAACCGGCTCATCATTCAGATGATCAGTGATATGTATCATCAGAATCCAGGTAAACAAGCAACCGTAATTGGCTTAGAAAGTGCCTTTGAGGGATTAGGAGGCATTTGTCTGACACTACTCGTTGGTCAACTATTGAAAATGGGCTGGCACACATCATTTTATGTCTACGCCCTGGCACTTCCTATTTTCATCGCGTTCCTGATTTTCGTTCCTTCTGATAAAAAAGAGCTCAATAGAAGAGAAGAGGTTACAACGAATTCAAGCCACACACATAATAAAAAAGCCCTTCAAGTCATGATTGGCTATGGTCTCTTATTATTTGTGATTGTAGCTGTTTTCATCAATTATAATTTACAGATTACTCCTTTGATTTTGGAAAAAAATATCGGAACTGCGACAAACGGAAGCAACATGATTGCATTTATAGGTTTGGGAGCTTTTGTTGCCGGCTTTTCTTTTGGGAAAGTATACAAAACACTCGGTAACTATATCGTTCCATTATCGATTCTGTTACTTGGAAGCTCGATGTTCGTTACGACGATCTCGCAAAGTATTATTCTTACTACCGTGTGCTCAATGATCATCGGGTTTTCATTCCGGTGTATAATGCCCTATTTATTGCATACTTTTGCTCAACAAATCGCCAAAATGGCAAAGCTGGGTACGACCATTGTTCTGATCGCGTATAACTTGGGAGCCACACTTTCACCGTATGAAGGAAGGTTAATTACGCAATTATTACAACTAGAAACAGTACAATCATTAGTTTCGAGTAATGCAATAATCCTATTATGGATTTCAGTAGCTAGTTTTGGAGTAGTAACCCTTCATCGCAAAAAGAAAAATATTCAACAAACATAGAAAACAGGGAACTTCTTGATATGAAGTTCCCTTGTTTTAGAGTGTGTTGTAAGAACCGTTTAAATAGAATTCTTGTAATACACCAAGTGATCGGTCCACTCATTATTTTCGTGCATAAACCCTTAACCACTCCAGTGTACATTTACTCATATCCATTTTCCTCAAGACATGGCACTGAAGTAGTCCATAACCACGCTGCGAAACTCTAAAGCGGCTTTGGAAATATACCTGTTTTTGTGCGAAAGTAAAGCGATTTCCCGAACGAGTTGGTGTTCCTCTACCTGAAGATATTTAATGCGCTCATGTGGGTTTCTTGCTGTGCTTGGTATAAAAGCGAGACCGATCTTCGCCTCCACAAGGGCGGTTAATCTTGCAGGCTCATCACCTTCGTATACATACTTCGGTACAAAACCAACGGATTGACATACGGAATCTACCATATCACGAACACCATACCCTTGCTTCACCCCAACAAACCACTCGTCCTTAAGCTCAGTTAATTGAATGCTACTTCGGTCTGCATATCGATGACCCATAGGAACAGCGACTACGATCGGATCGTCAAACAGTATTTGACATTCGATATCGTCACCTTCAATCGGAGGGGA belongs to Paenibacillus sp. FSL H8-0079 and includes:
- a CDS encoding MFS transporter, yielding MRYCFIHLSQHQALNNGHMEQKQTVKELVFIISMEKLKTYSLLSVALLISSGPVIAANIPAIANDFPEISVTHVGLLTTIPSLFVILGVLIANRLELLIGKKATILTGLGLVLIAGVFPALYHDLFSLLFISRCLFGLGVGLFNRLIIQMISDMYHQNPGKQATVIGLESAFEGLGGICLTLLVGQLLKMGWHTSFYVYALALPIFIAFLIFVPSDKKELNRREEVTTNSSHTHNKKALQVMIGYGLLLFVIVAVFINYNLQITPLILEKNIGTATNGSNMIAFIGLGAFVAGFSFGKVYKTLGNYIVPLSILLLGSSMFVTTISQSIILTTVCSMIIGFSFRCIMPYLLHTFAQQIAKMAKLGTTIVLIAYNLGATLSPYEGRLITQLLQLETVQSLVSSNAIILLWISVASFGVVTLHRKKKNIQQT
- a CDS encoding LysR family transcriptional regulator, with protein sequence MELLQLKYFLTVARCEHVTEAAGKLHVTQSSLSKTIQRLEDDLGVPLFDRIGRKLRLNDFGRTFLHRTEKALFELEQGQREIADLSNPDQGTLQLAVTTASTLPGILREFRKNKPDIQFHVQMVSLENMSRLLHRGEVDFCLASPPIEGDDIECQILFDDPIVVAVPMGHRYADRSSIQLTELKDEWFVGVKQGYGVRDMVDSVCQSVGFVPKYVYEGDEPARLTALVEAKIGLAFIPSTARNPHERIKYLQVEEHQLVREIALLSHKNRYISKAALEFRSVVMDYFSAMS